The Humulus lupulus chromosome 4, drHumLupu1.1, whole genome shotgun sequence genome has a window encoding:
- the LOC133831515 gene encoding zeatin O-xylosyltransferase-like, with protein sequence MATSQDQLSSVIVLMVPFPAQSHLNQLLQLSHVVSSYNIPVHYVSSALHNSQIKSRAPNHHLAKIHFQDLPTPHFVSPQPTKTANNFPTHLVPACEAFDHLRQPFLDLLTRLSRTAKRVVIIHDYLMSYAVRDCDSLAPNSETYAFHCISPTSEYAFVRGAMGGGLGIDHDHDNQLKIPSWPSSIDPRFDAFVAKQYPFVRANKSGHLYNACRLIESEFLDFIFDKVLESDDKMKLWAVGPLDTLTICKKSPLNNSINGDSEQVYYLEWLERQKPNSVLYISFGTTTFLEDRQIEEMAIGLEKSEVNFFWVLRDADRGDIFGDEQKVGGPQLPKGFEERVKGKGIVVREWVPQFEILGHPSTGGFMSHCGWNSCLESMGLGVPLIAWPMHSDQPMNAALVTEFVKVGLAVEEWEKREELVSSSTIENVVKRLMDSDEGDEIRKRAEKLGGELRKATAEGGVSRLELDSFISHITR encoded by the coding sequence ATGGCGACTTCTCAAGATCAGTTATCATCAGTTATAGTGTTAATGGTACCATTCCCAGCTCAAAGCCACCTCAACCAACTGCTTCAGCTCTCCCATGTCGTCTCCTCATACAACATCCCAGTCCACTACGTTAGCTCAGCTCTTCACAACTCCCAGATCAAGTCTCGAGCTCCAAATCACCACTTAGCCAAAATCCATTTTCAAGACCTCCCAACTCCACACTTTGTCTCTCCTCAGCCCACCAAGACTGCTAACAACTTCCCTACACATCTCGTACCCGCATGTGAAGCCTTTGATCACCTTCGCCAACCCTTCTTAGATCTCCTCACAAGGCTCTCAAGGACAGCCAAAAGAGTTGTTATTATCCATGATTATTTGATGAGCTATGCTGTTCGAGACTGTGATTCTCTAGCGCCCAACTCGGAAACTTACGCTTTCCACTGTATCTCCCCTACTTCTGAATATGCCTTTGTCCGAGGCGCCATGGGAGGAGGCTTGGGTATTGATCACGATCATGATAATCAGCTCAAGATTCCTTCTTGGCCAAGTAGTATTGATCCAAGATTTGATGCCTTTGTAGCTAAACAATATCCGTTTGTCAGAGCCAACAAATCTGGCCATCTTTACAACGCTTGTAGGCTTATTGAAAGCGAGTTTCTCGATTTCATTTTCGACAAAGTGCTAGAAAGTGATGACAAAATGAAGCTTTGGGCAGTTGGGCCTTTAGACACTCTAACAATCTGCAAGAAGAGCCCACTCAATAACTCCATCAATGGCGATTCAGAACAAGTTTATTACTTAGAGTGGCTGGAAAGACAGAAACCCAACTCTGTTTTGTACATCTCTTTTGGAACCACAACTTTCTTGGAAGACAGACAGATTGAAGAAATGGCAATTGGGTTGGAGAAAAGTGAAGTGAACTTTTTCTGGGTTTTGAGAGATGCAGACAGAGGAGACATTTTTGGTGATGAACAGAAAGTTGGAGGACCTCAGCTTCCAAAAGGGTTCGAAGAAAGAGTGAAAGGAAAGGGAATTGTGGTGAGGGAATGGGTGCCCCAGTTCGAGATTTTGGGGCACCCATCAACAGGTGGGTTCATGAGTCATTGTGGGTGGAACTCATGCCTGGAGAGTATGGGCCTGGGAGTGCCTTTGATAGCTTGGCCAATGCACTCAGATCAGCCCATGAATGCTGCCTTAGTCACTGAGTTTGTTAAAGTTGGTTTGGCTGTTGAGGAATGGGAAAAGAGAGAAGAGCTAGTAAGTTCATCTACGATTGAGAATGTTGTGAAGAGATTGATGGATTCTGATGAAGGTGATGAGATCAGGAAAAGAGCTGAGAAATTGGGTGGTGAGTTGAGAAAAGCTACTGCTGAAGGAGGAGTTTCTCGGTTGGAATTGGATTCATTCATTTCTCACATCACTAGATAG